The window GGCTTGCGGCTTTGGAGCAGCGTCTTCAGGATAGCGATGCCAAGCTGGCAGCTGAAACTGCTGCTAGACGGGCGGCCGAGGATAGTGCCGCTAGGGCTAGCCGTGAGCTTGAGAATGCGGCTACCAAGATTGATGTTGAAATGATGAACAAGAGCTCCTTGGGGCAGCGCATCAACGACCTCGAGGAGCGTGTGCACCACGCCGAGCAtcaggtggaggaggcagtCAACGGTAGAAGGGCTGCTGAAGATCGTCTTGCAGAGAACCAGCGGTTGCTTCGCATCTCTTCAGAAGAGGAGACTCGTCTTCGTGAACTCGTCGATACTAAGGATAGCGAGATGAACGAGGCGCGCAAGGAAACTCTGCACTGGCGGGGTGAAGCTACCCGTATTGCTACTATTGCTCAGAGACGGGATAAGGACCTTGCTCAGGCGCTTGACGAAAATAAGGCGCTGCACAAGCTCATTGAGACCCTTGGCACCCAGGTCGAGGAGAACGAGCGTGTCCGTGACAACTATCGCACCAAGTTGTTCTCTCTCCAGGAGGATATGGCCAAGGCTGCAAAGGATATTGCTGAGGAGAATGCCCGTCATGCCAAACGGGAGCAAGGCCTTGTCGCTCGGCAGGAGGTTCTCGAGGCTAGACTTCAGGCCGAGGCTCGAACTCGCGAGCGCATTGAGACTGAGCTCCAGAGGCTGGAAATGGGCGAGCGCCAGGGCATGCGCGCTGTCGCAGAGTGTAAGAGACTCGAAAATGTTCTCGCCGAGATGCGCACCGAGAATCACAAGTTGCACCAGAGCGCCCTCCGCTACCAGGCCGAATTTGAAGAGGCTAGGGAGTCTGCTGCCCGTGAGGTTCAACGCACTCGCGATGCTATGCAGAGCGAAATCGACGCTGCCAATCACCAGGTCAACGTTGCTCGCAACGAGCTTGAGGACCAGATGGCGAGACTTAGAAGCCAGCTCGACCAAGTCAAGATGGATGCTGACACTTCCAAGGCGCGCCTTGAGATGCTCTTGGAGGAAGCTCAAACCACCAAGCAGACCGAGCTTGGAGCCCTTGCTGAGAAACATCAGAACGAGATGGAGGACCTGCAGGCACGTTACGACCGCCagctcagcaacaccagagAAGATGCCCACCGCACTGAGCAGAACCTGCTGGAGCGTCTTagcatctccacctccaagtcCGAGCACCTCCAAGACAAGGTCGCCCAtctcgaggagaagcttgAGATTGCCAAGGAGGCTGCACGGGCTGCTGCTCAGGCTGCCAAGTCGTCTGTTGGTGGTGCGGAATTACCTGCCCAGGTTGGCGCTTCCGCGGCCAGGGAATTGGGAGTTCCAGAGAGGATTTCGCCCCAGGCTCTGCGCGAGTCCATCATGGTCTTGCAAGAGCAGCTCCAGGAGCGTGAGCAGAGAATTGAGGAGCTTGACCAGAAGCTTGCCAAGGTTGATCCCGAAGCGGAGACCAAGATTTCGAAGCGCGACGACGAGATCATCTGGCTCCGTGAGCTTCTTGCCGTCAGACACTCGGATCTGCAGGACATTATTGCTGCTCTCGGACGTGAAGATTACGACAAGAACACGGTCAAGGATGCGGCGATCCGTCTCAAGGCCAACCTCCAAATGGAGGAGCAGGAACGCGAAAGGGCACTCAATGGTGGTTCTGCCATCAACCTGCCCAACATTGCCGCCACCATTCGCGAAGCGGCCACTCCCCGCGTTGCCCAGGCTGTTGGTCCTTTGGCGGCCGCGTGGGGTAACTGGCGCAGGTCGAGAGATCCGTCGTTTGGTGCTGCCAGCAGTGTACAGTCGCCCACCGGGTCGACTagtggcagcagcaccacaccatccaagAGCGGCCCTACTGCGAGCGGCTTCCTCGGGGGTCTGTTGACACCTCCTGCCTCCAGTCTTAGACAGACGCCAACCGCCCCTCCAGTAAAGCAGCCGACTGCTTTCTCGAGCACCGGACGCCGCTTCACTGCCCAGGACCTTGCCAACCGACCTCTCGGGCCAGCTTCTGCCGCCGTGCAACAAGCGCAACTAGAGACGGCAGCTGCTGTCCCTGCTCTCCCCTCGGTGTTGAGCACCCCGCCCCGTCGCACCGCCTCTTCCGGACCAGTGACACCACCGATGCGGGACAACGCCTACGATTCCGATGCGCAAGACTTTGACGATGCCGAATTTTATGAGGAGTGAGCACGTCCTCAGGaaccagcaccatcatcagttCGTGTCTGTAAGCCCGCGTGGCTAAAATTATTATAACCCCTTATTTCCTTTGTTTATTTTCTATTGTTTGTGTTGTCAatcaagatggaggagaagagagttGTAGATAATGATGGATGGGAACGCGAGTGTTGGCATGAAACACACACCAATCAGCAACATGGTttacatacacacacacccatTCACACACTGAGAAAaacaaagaaagcaaaaacTAGAATgataccccttcccccttttaTATATTTCTCTCACTACcagattgttgttgttgttgttgttgttgttgtttgaggAAACTTTGGTAattttggctttttgtcGATAGTTGTTGtttctgaggaggaggaaagcaAAGTTCGGTTTTGATCAATTCACTGTcattgtcttttttttttttagttggcaccagcagcaagttTGGCTTTGGATGTATGATTCTGTATATTGCCTTCTCTTCTGTCTCCCTCCCCtaaaaaaaaagggtgaGAATGGTCACATGTTGCGAGTCGAATAGTTGCTAGCTCTGGCATTggcgtttttgtttttgtttttgttttgtttaaTTTTGTTGATAAAAGTACACCACCCAAAGAGCAGTTCTCTCAGACCTGATAGGGTTATTATAAAGGAAGGGAGCGCAGggagggttgaggttgaggttgaggctggggggaggggggaggggggaggggacggtggCTGTGGGTAGTGTAATTATAGGGGATGTGTTGTTTTGTTAGTTGAGGTTGCTGTTTGTATATAGCATGGAAGGGCAGGCAGggtaaaaaagaaaaaattGTTGTTTTTAAAACGTTGGGGTAGCCCAcacggtgatggtgagatggaggaggaaggggagtcCTTGTTATAGAAAGGGGCAGGGTGGGGAAGACCCCTGATTATATGCAGCCCTATCGGAATATTCCGATGCAGGTTGGACAAAAGTGCCCCCTGAGAGACCCCATGATTTAGTGGGGAAGGTGATGTGGGGAGGTGAATACCTCTGCATGAGGGCATGGTGCTCCAGGTGCGGTGTTTGGTGGTCCAATGTTGTTGTAGTGGGTATCgttgttgtgatgatggtgatgccagCCCGAGACCAACCTACCGACGAAGCTGGTTGCGTTGAGTGTCATCTTGAACAAGGCAGGACTTGTGCTGGCATGTTCGAAGTTGTAGTTGGTGAAAAGATCGACGAGGGTCTTCTTGTAATAGAATCGCTTGGTATTCTACTGACCACCTGTCGTAAGCTGATTCAATGGGATCCTTGTTATGTTGAGCACAGTTGACTGTTAGCTATCATGCAACAGCGGGCAGAACACGTCTACGTTAAACCTGTGGGGAGACACTTGATCAGAATCCTGACGGCTGAAACATGAAAATTCAAGAGATTTTTGAGATGGAAGATTAGGGCAAGCTTCCTGACTTGGAAGAATCAGGGATGATGGCTTCAATCCGATGTTGACAGAGGTTGTCTTGGCATCCAGGGGATCATGGGCTTCACTTCAATTAGGTACCGATAACATGAATCTAACTTTTTCCAGGATCGATATTACGGTAGACCAGAGAAAGCATATCGCACTTATAAACATACAGTACATCGAGGAAACTGCACAACAACATTCATTTCTCGGCGATCTTTCAGTCTTGAAccgcacctccaccaccacatcacccacgtctcctcctcctcaatcatCACCGTAAACACTGGAGATTTCCACATTCCCAACTCTCGCTCACTCTTGTCAGTATCAAGCCTAACGCGTTCTTTTTGGTTCCCTCATGGCTGCCTCATAAACATGCTGGGCTGACTCGCTTGTCTCTGGCCCAGTGGTCTATCTGCCACTCTAATATTGCCTGCTGTTGCTCGAAAAGCCCTCCTTCCTTCACGTTCTCGATGCTGTTGGCGCTCCCTCTCATATCTTTCCAGCAACGCCAAcctttccttctcccgccTACGGTCTTCAGTTGGCCCATCCGCCTCCCAGTAAAAGAAACAAGGGAATAATGGCGAGTGTAGTTATGACAACGGCGTCAAGCATAGCCAGTTTTATCGGTGTGCCTGCAAAATGCGAGGGGAGCTAGCCGTTGGTTTGACCCCCAGCAGATATCCTTTCGGGGCTTGATTGGGGGAGTTTACCTGCCGAATCTGGCTTTGATAAAAAGGGCGGCGCCAAGGGTGAGGCAGATCCAAGAGAAAAGGAACCCGAGAATGAAAAACCTAGAGGCGGGCATGTCAAGTATGGTGTTAGATGTTTGGGTTGTATGGACATTGAGCGGCATCGGCGTTGAAACTGATGAAGTGGTCGTGGTGAGGGGTGGGCTTAATATGCTGAGGACTTCACTGGCCAGCTGCAGAGTCGTAGACAGAAGAGTTACTCCGCACATAGGTCAGTTTCAAGTTTGCCGCAATCAAGGTACCATGATACCGTGCTCAGGGGCGAGCCCGCGACTGGAGCTGCCAAACTCGACACAGCCCCTTACGTGCTAAGTAGGTACCTAAGAAGACTTCGACATTCTGAAGAATCTTCTTTCACTTTGTTCCCATCTTCACGTCACGTTGGTTGGAGAAACTACCGCCGTTTGAGGGAGCACCGTGTGACGGGGCTATGGTTGGTCACCGGAGGGTACCCAAGCAGCAACGAGGAGCAGACATTTCAAGGCACAGAAATTGTCCCGGACAATGCGACCAGCGATATCTACCAGCAAGTTTCCTTCTCGGTTTCGAATTAGTCCACCAGCTATCCGGATCTCAACACCCACAGCATTAGCACGTCTCGAAGTAACCAACTAGGGACtcacttcttcctcaacaactaCGACATCGCAACATCTACCCTAAAGCACCATTTATATAgcccacctcatcaacatcttTATCACGGCCGAATGGTGGTCAGCGAGATAAtcgtcctctccatcttcggTTGGATGGTATTCTACATCTTCTGTGTCTTGCTCGTGTCCATGACCAGGAGTGAGCCCTCCGGATAAACCAACCGATCCCGTTCCAGACTGTGTCTGACCACATCGCCCAGAGAATGAACGTTTGCTTCTGGATACCCCACCTGAATGGTACGTTGCCGAGATACCCCGATCTGGTTTACTTGGCTCCCAGTTCAAATTCCGCGGCCAATAACCACCAGGACAACATCGAGATGGGAACGGCAGGAGCTGAAAGTCCGCCCCTAAAAGGCCCGCCGCCTGCTTACCCGGTCGACTGAATaccagggggaggaggttgctaTAGAATAGAAACCGCCGTGTCGTTTCCAGTTCGGTTAAAACTTGAAATTCTCGAGGTAGTTGGAAATTGAGGCACTTTTTATCATTCAAAAGAATCTCATTCAGCTGCCCTTTTTATCTAAACCTACTCAAAGACGGCGCCTGGCAGTGTCAGCAGAACACCACACATGACAGAACGCAGCAGATTTCGGCCGCAAGCAAacaatcaacaccaaccgcaTAACCAGTAGATAGATACCAGACCTTGACCGCCTAGAACATGTCGCACCCTTCAAGTCTCACTTCCCTACAAACTTGGCTTCTCGAACGcccatctccaacaacccaaccgccTACACTGGTACACCAACCCCCTGTGTCGCTATCAAGTGGGTCTCCGGTCTTATCCTCGTTGAGCTCGTCCTTGCGGGCCTCATAGTGATAATTTTATTCGTGTGCTCTGATGCAAGGGAGTTTTTCAGATACTTTTCCGGGGTATGGACAAGGGGGCTCGGAGGCGGTGGAACTACGTgatcgaggagggggaggagggaacaACACCGGGGCTGGGCACAATAATTGTCACGCAGTGGTGTCTAGCGGGGAGGGTATACTTTCTGCGAGACTACGGTCAAGGGCGCGCCACTCTGATGCTTTTGTCTTCTGCGGGGGAGGCTGCAGACGGGCAGGATGTTGGGATGGGGACGAGAATGGCCAGGACGGTTTAGTGCCCCTGATGAAAACAGGGTCATGGGGACAAAGTTCTGTATAGATCGTGTTTGAAGACAAGGCAAAAAACCAAGTGGAAAGACTATCGCCTCACACACAAATCACTCCTTAGAATCCACTTTTCCCCTGCCGtgacttcttttccttcgTGGAGCATGCAATGGTCGCCGTGTTTATGTAACAGCAACATGCCCGTCTCAgggctgatggggatggcTTCTTTCTTGGTTTGTCGATCGTTTGGGTAGAACACTGTTTCGCCTCCTACGCAACCgtcggtggaggaggtgaggtagAGGAGAAGTGTCCAGGTGGTTTTGACTGGTAGAGAGGGGTTCTCAGGGGTAGAAAGGGTTAGGTTGTTTGAGTCGTCATCTGGGAAGTGCTGTCAGTCAACTTCCTCAAGGATCTGGCCAAGAGCGGTTCCCAAGTCCGATGAcagggagaagaggttgtgatgatgtggtgattGTCTTGGATATGATGTGGTGATCGTCGTTTGTGGTTCGAGATGGAAAAAGAAACGACAGATTTGCGGTTGTGTCGATCTTTTAGGCGAACTCGGTTCGTGCATGTCTCACTAGACCACCCTTTCTTTGTGTGGGAAAAACTGGCGATTGGACCAGGATTTGGATGGGAAATATATGCATGACATGACTTACAATGCGCATCAAAAAACTGTCCAGGCGTGTATCGGTACACTCTGATATTCGGATTCAACCCTACGacttcccctcccctgaTTCACAGCATGTCAGTACCACATCATATTCTAGGCCATGTCTCACAGAGACTCACCACAAATGAGCCAGATCCGGATTGTCCAGAACGGCCTCCTTCAGCCCAGTTTCGCTCCATAATCTTTCTGCAAAGAGTGGGTCCTGGACCTGGAACCTGTCATTTACCCTGACGGCCATCCCCCGCTTGGGTTTGCCTGGGGTTGTAGTCAGGGGAAGGGTCCGCAGGAACGAGACATAGTCACGGCACAGGTTCTTGGGGAAGAATGACCGGAGGACGACGACTTTGTCCTGGATCGGGGAATCAAAGTCGAGGCTGACTACCGGTAGAGGCGGTCTAAACACCGGCCAGTCAGGGGGCGtctgtttggtggtggtggtggcggcggcgggggaggaagagggggtttgcTTCTTGGGGTGCTTGTCTTTTGCCATGATGGACAGTAGTGGACGGTGGCCGACGGATTGGCTTCCTCTAGTGCCGTGCCGATGAAGGTGACACGTCAAGTCAAGAGACAATGGCTGACAGTTGGGTGATAGTAATTGGCTGGTAGAGTGTCTTCGGTGTCGTTATGGCGATTGCTTGTCCGAAATGGCTGCTGTCTGCATTAGCATGTCGTCTGATATCTGAGCAGCGGCATGCATGTAGCGACCCGGCACGCTTCCCAGTTTTCCAAGGATGTCCCGTTCCGGACCATTGGTCTACCCAAGCATGTCTCACTTCTCAGCCTCTGAGACTGCAGGTGGCTCTAGTTGGTGACACTGTTCGTTGACTGACAGGAGGAACGACAGGGGAACATCCTAttgggggatgggatatGCCTGGCAGCTTGTGGCGTGTCAATTGTCTCgtagagagagggggggggaggggggggcaaGAGAGATGTGTACCTGGGGTGTGCCGCGACCAAAGCGACAACCGATGAGAGTGGTGAGATGCTCGTACCCTTGTTACTGGTGCCATAGTTCACGAACGAGGTCGATCTGAGGTCGATTCCAGCGGGTGCGCCAAGGCGCCTCGATAACGTTAAATGCATCGCCCCGCGAAATAGCACGGCCAGGAACAGGGGGTGACAGCGCCGGCCAATGACAGGCCAAGACATTCCGAGACATCAGACCAATCTTTTCCAAAGCTCCAACGACAGCTTTTCAGAACTCACATCCACACCATCGACAAATCGCGACGCTGTGTCCATTCTTTTTCTGGGGCTGTCGGTCCGTCTCTCCTTTCGCCTTCTCCCGCTCCCAGATGCCGCTCCTCAGTTTCCTCGCCAGTAGGCTGCTCGGCGTCGAGCCAGCCTCGGAACAGGCAAAGAAACAACAGAATCTCAATgtatcatcaacaacaacagcaacagcggtGCCTTCAACGGCAAGCCCCACTGGCCCACAACCGGTGCCCACATCCGCAccgacaccaccatcagacAAAGCTACGGCGCCAGCTACATCACCGAGACTAAGCCAGCCCTATGAGCGACCGCCATACCCCCCTGTCTTTTCGGAACGCTCGCTCCGGCAAATGGGCTTGATGGCCGCCGGCGGTGGCTTTCtggccctctccatcctcgtcacAAGACGGGCCATTGCCAGGCAGATGATCATGTCCCGGCTCAAGTACTACTCATCCAACCCAATAGCGCTGCCGTCGCAGCCGTTGAAGAAGGATCCCTTGATTGCCTTCACCGCCCTGAACTATGCAACTCTGAATACCATGGCCTTTGGCATCATGTTTGTGGGAGGGTTGTCGTGGGCATTCAACATCTCGACTCTGGAAGAGCTGAGACAAGCCTCGCAGTACTCCATGGCCCGGTCCATCAGCTCGGCcatgggaggtgaggaggacaaggaagCCGAGAAGGAGCTCGTCGAGTGGATGGCAAAGCAGCTCAACATGGATCTGCCCAAGAAACCAGAAGATGGATCGCCGGCATCTCCTCCGGCGGATGATAAGCCAACCAAGACGCCCTGATGGACAGCCAGCTTGGAAAGGATTGGCTctgaagggaaaaaaaaaaagatcaacaacagcacaacGCCAGTGTAAAGTCTAGCCTGGGCTGTACGATAGATCTTTTTCCGATGTAGATGGTCTAacggcacacacacacaacgaGCCGAAGGGTCAGCCACATACGCCCTCGTCATGCAGGCGTGCATAATTGAATCAGGAAAACGCAGCTGTTAGATCAATCCATCTCGACTCTCCTGACGCCATCTTCCCGCTCTTGCATTTTTCCATGTCGTGTGCCATGTCGGGTACCGCACTCGTGTTATAAATATGCCCCATCATGGCCATGCTGTCTGTCAGTTCCCGTTTTGTCTGGACCATCCAGCCTCTCTGGTACACATATCCTTTCTGGGTGGGATCTTGCTTTTTTATTCTGGTTGACATCCTGCTATTGGATCCTTGTTTGATTTTGAAACACATTCTCGCCATGTCACCCTTTGAAATTCAAGTCCATTGCTACACCCTCGAAAGCCCCAGCAAtgagcaccaccacctcgaaTCCCCGACCAACATTCTCTCTTCGTTGACTGCCGATCACCCACCCAGCCATATCATCACTcgagcaagaggaggaactCGCGACAACCACGTCGCCTacatctccatctcttcgCTCATCGTGACCCAGCCTTTTGAGCGTCGGTCATACTGCCATGGAATTGTGGAGTCTGACAGCCCTCGGCCGAGTGAAAAAGGGGACAAGGTCTGGCTGAGAAGCGATATACCGTTGCTGGTGGGGCATAAAGGGGTACCGGTGTATAACATCACCAAGGGCGTGTGTTGCGAGGTTTGGTATGCCAGCGTTCGTTCCTTCCAGTTCCCACCCTGACTAGCTGGTTCCTTCCTGCCGTTTGCTCCCCTCACCCTTGCCCCTTCCCACATTCATGTGTGGCTCCTTCCCACATTCATGTGTGGCTCCTTCCGCCAGTGCTGTTTCAAGCCGTGGCTCCTTCCCACCATGGCCCTTCACCCAGCGTTGCTCCTGCCAAAACAACACTTGCACTTTTGGTTCCTTCCCCACATTATTACCCCTTTAAACACACATTAGCACATTTACCCCTTTGATACATTTCCACATTCCCACGttccccccgtccccccttttcaaccggcacaaccccccgccctccactTCCCGCCCAAGATCACTTTGAAACATCGACATCTCTCTGACAAGCCTCTGTTCAACAACCAGGATCGACAGCGTCGGCTGGCGCTGGGACAAACAGTCCATCTCATCCGCACCACAAGCCAGACGCCCCGACCTAGGGAAGCTGATCCTAGCAGGACCGGCAAGGAACGGGGGTGTAGGAACCGGTGTCATGAGCAGGGATGACGACAGCGCGGCAAAGATGCAGATGGTGATTATCTCTGCCGGGGAAGGGTCTCCAACGCGAGATAAGGGAAAGATTCAAGGCGGTCAGGTGTTACCGGGTGGGTAtcgccaccagcagcagcagcaacaaactCAAAACCAGATTCGGTGTTTAACCGTcagggagctggaggaggggtgggaggatgtCATTGGGAAGAGGGTAAGTTTCCTACCTACCTACGCGGAACACAATATTTTGGACGTGAGAAAAGGGGCTAACATTGTGTTGTTGGTAGGGCACCCTTCTGGCCTCGGGGTCGAATAATGGGGGTGAGAATGTCAAGGTCAAaaggagggcggtggtgaagaagatgccAATGTAAAAATGCCACAGTGAAGATTTGATGTAAAGGGAAGCTAATAGTTGACATAATCTTTTGTAAAAGCCACTTCCATCAAACAGTGACAAAACCCAAAACAAATGACATCAAACTCCATTCCCCAACTCCGAAAAAGACCCGTACAAAAGAAAAGCTTTCCATCAAGCGCTTAGCAACCCAGGACTCTGCTCACTCACCCCGCTCACCCCCGTCCTGTCAGCCCAGGTgatatccaccaccgccctctccgtATCCCACGGCACAACGCTCGCCCACCTCGGCCACCACCTCACAAAAACTCTGTTCACCGCCCTGGCCAGGGCACTGACCGGAAACGCGAGCACCCCCCAGTTTGCCCACGCCGCCACCCTCGTATTTGTGCCAGCAAACGGCTCGAGCATATCATTGACGAATGCCCTCCTCCAGTTGTTATTTGACAGCCAGATCCGCCGTTCTTGGTCCAGCGCTAGATACAGCACCGAGGAGAAAACAGTCGTGAGGATAGACAGGCAAATGATAAGCGAGGCGGGGGAAGCAGTATGGGTAGATAACTTGAAGGGTGCCggtctgggaggggggggaggaaaggaTGCATCGTCGGCAAcagagggggcgggggtgggggttttCCGGAAGGCAAAGGGGTCGACTGGGGGGGTTTCTTCCGTCTTCGCTTGTGGCTCtggcttggggggtggaCCGCCATCGCGGCGCATGGGGAATTCGGTACTTTCTGACCTCCCGTCCACGTCGGAAGCGGAGGCTCTtctgaaggggttggagaaggagtcCAGGGAGGGGATGTACGATGCTGTGGAGAGGCGGCGCGGTGGGGATGAGCGTTCACTCCTCGGACTCGGGACGATGGTGGGGGTTctgggacgggagggggggactTCGGTCGAGCTGatggggggggaagggatgtTGAAGGTAGGAGGGGTGAAGGTAGGGGGGTGGTAGTTTTCGGCGTAATTTTTGGGGAAGAAGCGCCAGTGGATGTACCTGAACAAGTATTTCACCCAGGCGAAGGCGTAGCCGACCATGtcgaagggggtggtgaggatgaggaggatggtggagtaGAACTCTGCTGGGGCGGAGAGGGCAAAGAGGATGACCCagaggaaggaggtcaagataTGGCAGATGACTgtggggacggtggtggaggcggaaAAGACGCCATGGCCGTGGTGGCCTTGACAAGTgcggcggcttcgtcggGTTGACGTGCGGTTGCTCGCCAGTGAAGGGTCGTCGGGCTTCACTGGTTGCGTTTCCGCGTTGGTGCCCTCTTCAATGACGGTCACCATCTGACCATGCCCGCAACAGCCGTCACTGAGGGCATTGTAATACAGCTTTGGCGCGAAGTACTTGAGCAGGGAGCAGAAACAAGCCGCCTCGGCGTGTTTGCTGTGAGTTTTGGTAGAGTAAAGATGCATCACCTTTTCCCGAATCAGAGACTCAATACGCCGGCGGCGGGTGGCGTATTGATCTTCAACAGCATCCTGGTTGACGAGGATGTTGGTAGTGACGACTTCGAGCGGCGACTTGAGCGTGTCTTTGAGAGACAGGTCCTCGACAGGGTCGTGACGGAGAATTTTCTTGAGTCGTCTCACACGGGCCTCAAGTAGAATCTTATCGTCCATGTCATTCCTGTCGgcgatcttcttcttgagtgTCTTGATCAGCTGCTTGAGCGGTTCAATATAATCAGGTTTGAAAACATCGTCCACCCATTCGCTGTAGTCATTGACCCATTTCTCGAGCTCGTTGGTGATCCCACTCAACCTGACCTCGCGCTTGATGACTGGGGCAACCTCCCATACCAGATCCTCAAAATAGTCTGCGCTTCTGCCGCTGTCCAGATGTCGCTTTACGCAGCCGTCGACGTAGAACTCTTCCTCTGTCGAAAGTTTCGTTCCCAGCAGTTCCGTCTCAAGCTCATTATACCTGGTTCTCAGCTCGTCTCCTTCTTCGTGTCTCttgatcaccacctccagagCATCCGCGAACTTGGACGTAAGATAGCGCTCATATTCTATCGTGACCTTCCGGGCCTCGATTTGCGAGGCGATACCCTGTTTGCATTCTTGCAACCAGTTCAAGCACAGGGCCGCGTCCCAGCCCGGGTTGACGCATAACTGAAATTCCTTGTACGCTCTACAAACGTAGAAAAGCTCGTGCTCCTTCCGGCTAGTGGGGGCGAGAAGAGTATAAGGGGGCTGCCCGGTGACCTCGAAAACTTTCTTTAAAGCCGTCTTCATC is drawn from Podospora pseudocomata strain CBS 415.72m chromosome 1 map unlocalized CBS415.72m_1, whole genome shotgun sequence and contains these coding sequences:
- a CDS encoding uncharacterized protein (COG:E; EggNog:ENOG503NYDX) yields the protein MAKDKHPKKQTPSSSPAAATTTTKQTPPDWPVFRPPLPVVSLDFDSPIQDKVVVLRSFFPKNLCRDYVSFLRTLPLTTTPGKPKRGMAVRVNDRFQVQDPLFAERLWSETGLKEAVLDNPDLAHLWGGEVVGLNPNIRVYRYTPGQFFDAHYDDSNNLTLSTPENPSLPVKTTWTLLLYLTSSTDGCVGGETVFYPNDRQTKKEAIPISPETGMLLLHKHGDHCMLHEGKEVTAGEKWILRSDLCVRR
- a CDS encoding uncharacterized protein (EggNog:ENOG503P5BX) — encoded protein: MPLLSFLASRLLGVEPASEQAKKQQNLNVSSTTTATAVPSTASPTGPQPVPTSAPTPPSDKATAPATSPRLSQPYERPPYPPVFSERSLRQMGLMAAGGGFLALSILVTRRAIARQMIMSRLKYYSSNPIALPSQPLKKDPLIAFTALNYATLNTMAFGIMFVGGLSWAFNISTLEELRQASQYSMARSISSAMGGEEDKEAEKELVEWMAKQLNMDLPKKPEDGSPASPPADDKPTKTP
- a CDS encoding uncharacterized protein (EggNog:ENOG503PWBC): MAMLSVSSRFVWTIQPLWYTYPFWVGSCFFILVDILLLDPCLILKHILAMSPFEIQVHCYTLESPSNEHHHLESPTNILSSLTADHPPSHIITRARGGTRDNHVAYISISSLIVTQPFERRSYCHGIVESDSPRPSEKGDKVWLRSDIPLLVGHKGVPVYNITKGVCCEVWIDSVGWRWDKQSISSAPQARRPDLGKLILAGPARNGGVGTGVMSRDDDSAAKMQMVIISAGEGSPTRDKGKIQGGQVLPGGYRHQQQQQQTQNQIRCLTVRELEEGWEDVIGKRGTLLASGSNNGGENVKVKRRAVVKKMPM